The following coding sequences are from one Leishmania braziliensis MHOM/BR/75/M2904 complete genome, chromosome 36 window:
- a CDS encoding RNA editing complex protein MP67, producing the protein MVQEWWVNAAQEAVISRKAIMRAERIVTEADDPRSNKRPFYDSDTRRCLVCDTRLEGSYSTHSHTVDHIPRVALLKRTISMILTFLEQASSSPSTPPQALPEKAGSLAGSKRLLKSALPHTATATAPAPSCFHTLYAESPLFGEDGVPSRGLLYHRPHTLREFDLVDVIMRRWWNTLHNPPPKRGSLSFDRLLSLSSTELQMRRWRVRYLLYFLKSRGVLRVSMSVRGDDMSAVAPSSERIHRGEAFERLEMVGDSFFKSLTPDRMHAVFPADEGGLTTGLQYFERTLDSNHGLLAIYDYLGLDDIIGCYLANNKAKADVVEAIIGELKVLLWSADVVWGMEYYAVPGERATLVYLRALVAHTIAELGHTVLMWQLESTLRNCREFILKHTVEGYLTANGAREHRAKGEESEFEFVADLPKYAPLPPLLAWERQRPGASVPKGEVQYATKQLLARAPPSPQDPLRRLAPTASCIPEGIRKHYAVGQKKWNPNMCAAAVEALCDSLTLSALPRNSGRTADALSSDPQSGSLPLYPEAQPSKTPPASRDVRRHVLPALVTANCIVICTTNLPLATTM; encoded by the coding sequence ATGGTGCAAGAGTGGTGGGTGAACGCTGCCCAGGAGGCAGTCATCTCCCGAAAAGCCATCATGCGAGCAGAGCGCATTGTTACGGAGGCCGACGATCCGCGCTCCAACAAACGGCCCTTCTATGACAGTGATACCAGACGCTGCCTCGTGTGTGACACCCGTCTGGAGGGCAGCTACAGCACGCATAGCCACACTGTTGACCACATACCACGCGTTGCGCTGCTGAAACGCACAATCAGTATGATTCTCACATTTCTCGAGCAGGCCTCGTCCTCAccgtcgacgccgccgcaggCCTTGCCGGAGAAGGCTGGTTCACTGGCTGGCAGTAAACGCTTGCTGAAGTCGGCGTTGCCTCACACAGCAACGGCCACCGCCCCTGCCCCTTCTTGCTTCCACACCCTGTATGCCGAGTCACCGCTCTTTGGCGAGGATGGCGTGCCTAGCCGCGGTCTCCTCTACCACCGCCCGCACACGCTGCGCGAGTTCGACCTGGTAGACGTAATCATGCGACGTTGGTGGAACACCCTGCATAATCCACCACCTAAGCGGGGTAGTCTTTCGTTTGACCGGCTCCTTTCGCTGTCCTCGACGGAGCTGCAGATGCGACGATGGCGCGTGCGCTATCTACTCTACTTTCTCAAGTCCCGCGGTGTTCTGCGCGTTTCTATGTCAGTGAGAGGCGACGATATGAGTGCGGTGGCGCCTTCCAGCGAGCGGATCCACCGTGGAGAAGCCTTTGAGCGTCTCGAGATGGTTGGCGACTCTTTCTTCAAGAGTCTCACCCCCGACCGTATGCACGCCGTCTTCCCAGCTGATGAGGGTGGACTCACGACTGGTCTCCAGTATTTTGAGCGGACGTTGGATTCGAATCATGGTCTGCTGGCCATCTACGACTACCTTGGGCTGGACGACATAATCGGCTGCTATCTAGCCAACAACAAGGCAAAGGCCGACGTTGTAGAGGCAATTATTGGTGAACTGAAGGTCCTATTGTGGTCGGCCGATGTGGTGTGGGGCATGGAGTACTACGCCGTACCTGGGGAGCGCGCTACGCTGGTGTACCTCCGAGCACTGGTGGCACACACCATCGCCGAGCTGGGGCACACGGTGCTGATGTGGCAGTTGGAGAGCACACTGCGCAATTGTCGAGAGTTTATTCTCAAGCATACTGTTGAGGGGTATTTGACCGCCAACGGGGCGAGAGAGCATCGAGCTAAGGGCGAAGAGAGCGAATTCGAATTCGTTGCGGATCTTCCCAAAtacgcaccgctgccgccgttgctcGCGTGGGAGCGACAACGCCCGGGCGCGTCAGTGCCGAAGGGTGAGGTGCAGTACGCCACTAAGCAGTTGCTAGCCAGagcaccaccttctccccAGGATCCGCTTCGCAGACTCGCCCCGACCGCGAGCTGCATCCCAGAAGGTATTCGGAAGCACTACGCCGTAGGGCAGAAAAAATGGAACCCAAATATGTGTGCCGCAGCCGTTGAAGCCCTCTGTGACTCCCTCACACTATCTGCACTGCCACGCAACAGCGGCCGCACCGCGGACGCTCTATCGTCTGACCCCCAGTCGGGATCGTTGCCCCTTTATCCAGAAGCGCAGCCGTCCAAGACCCCGCCGGCGTCCAGGGACGTACGTCGCCATGTACTGCCAGCTCTGGTGACTGCGAATTGCATAGTAATTTGTACTACCAACCTGCCTCTTGCTACTACCATGTAG